The region AGCGGGATATCATAAGCTTTTGCAAGCTCTTCAAGTGTGTTAAATTTCTTGATAGAACCCTCTTCAACGCCCTTTTTTGTATAAGCGATATTGTTTGCATCAACGGCTGCTTGATCGCAGATATTTACTGGATAGTTATCGTTTTTATCGCTTTGCGCCATACAAGCAAAGATCGCATCGCTCTTTACCTTACGGCCTGCATGCTCGTTCATAAAGCGTTTGCCAGTTTTTGGATTGACGCTTAAGCCGTAGTCATTTGCGCAGTGATTTGTAAAAAGTGCAGATGTGCCAAAGCCTCTTTCAGTTGGGTTTGTGTATGGATTTAGCTGGATCCAGCTAAGCTGGATAGGGTTTGCTCCAAGCTTTATCGCAGCTACTAGCGCTCCAGAGGTTGCACCTGGCTGGCTAACTGTCTCGATATTGTCTTTTAGATACGGCACTTGCTGCATCCTAAACCACTTATCAGAGCTAAAACCTCCTGCTGCAAGGATGACGCCATCTTTTGCCTTAAAGCATTTTGGCGTGCCAGTTTTATTCTCTTTATCATCATTTGCAAGCTGATGATCAAATCTATAATCCTCCCTGCATTTTATGCCAACAACCCTGCCATTTTCATCGATGATAAAATCATCAAATTTAGTCCTTCTTTTTGTCACGGCATTTGGATTTTTATCGATCGCATCGTGCATAGGCAAAACATATCCCGCGCCACTTGTGTTTTTAGACTGAACAGCACGTTTTATAGAGTGACCGCTCGCTGAGATCACCTTGCCAGTAAATTCAACGCCAAGCGTTTTTAGGTACTCAAAAGCGTCATTTGCACGGTCATAGATAACCTCAAGCAGATCGACATGGTTTAAATTTTGACCATCTTTTAGGCAGTCAGCGATAAAAGCCTCTTTGCTATCTTTTATGCCTGCTGCTTTTTGAAATTCATTATTTGGGACAGCCATATTGCCAGCATTTATGACTGAGTTGCCGCCGCTTCGTCCCATTTTCTCGATCATTAGCACTTTTTTGCCGCGTTTTAGCGCTTGCAAAGTGGCCATCGAGCCTGCAAAGCCTGTGCCTATGACGATGACGTCATACTCTTCGTCAAATTTAATATCTTTCGCCTCTAAAACTCCAGCATTTGCGCTGCTAGCAGCAAGCGCCAATGCACCAGTAGCACCCATTTTCATAAAATTTCGCCTTGAAATTTCTTTCATTGTTTGCTCCTTTTTTAAATTTCTTGGCGTAAATTATACGTCAATTACGCATAAAATAAAACTTAATTATGAAAATTTGACTAAAAATATTTATAAAGAAAATTTTAATACTAGCCTTTAAAACTTTAAATTTAAGCCTTTGCCTTTTGTAAAATCTCTCTCATCTCATCTTCACTAAGTGGCTCAACAAGCACGTTTGCAGCGTCAATGAAGCGGTATTTCTCTTTTGGTAAATTTGCCATGAAAGCTCCATATTCACACTCATCAAGCACTTGAGCGTCACTATCATCCACGCCCACAACTAGCGTAAGCACCCAGCGCGATACCTTGCGATCCCCAAGCGCTTCTTGTGCCTGCCACGACGGAGATGGAGCATAAGGCAAGATGGTCGGCAAATTTTCACTAAGCGTGTATGCGCCAAAAATTTCGTTGCCGTCTTTGTCTTGATAGAGGTGCTCTTTTGCGCTGTATGCGTCAAGATACTGCACCTGCCTCATCATCTCATCAAATTTAGCCGCAGGGCTGGCACTAGCAAAGATTTCATCTACCATAACCGCGTCAAACGCCACATCACGCCCCACGCCAGAGATATAAAGCGTTTGATTTTTCTCTTTTATATCTTTTAACGCCTCAAGCCCCCACATGATGTCAGCCTCGTAGTCAAATTTTAAAATTTGCTCGCTATCATAAATTTTTTCGTTATCGCACTCTATTTTTGAGCCAGTTTGGGCTGAGAGCTTTGAGAGTAGCTCAAGTGCGATCTGCCAGTCTCCGACGCCACTTGGAGTATAAACGCGCACGATATACTCGCCATCTTCGTAGTTTAGCTCAAAGCCACGAGCGCTCTTTTGCCACACGCCTGCTATCATCACGTCAGCACCCAGCTCATTTGCGCTTGGCTCCTCTTGCTCGCTATTAAAAAAGAAAAGCCCCTCAACAAGAGCTGAAATTTCACGCTCGCTTAGCGCCTTTGCGTATCCGCCAAGTAGCTTCTTTTTATTTTTTACACTAAATGTCAAACTCATAAATTCTCCTTTTTTGCTCTAAAATGTCATCACCTGATCGCACTCTCTCACCCACTCGGATAAGATATCCATGCTGCCTTTCACCTCAGCCTCAAAATAAGGCTCTCCCACATGCAAACCACACCTTGTTTGGCAGCTACCACAAACCTTAAGCATCGCGCCGCTAGCGTAAAGCTCTTTTAGCATCTCCACTAGATCAACGTCGTAGTTTTCTGGCTTTTTAGTGCTATTTCGCGCAAGATCGACTGCGTCGTTCATAAGAAAGATCCTAATCTCTTCGCCCTTTTCTTTTAGCGCTCTAGCCAGCCTTAGCGCGTTGTAAGCGTTGTCCGTGCCGTTATATGGCTGATTTGTAAATATAAATAGAAATTTTTTCATCTCTTATCCTTTTGCTAAAAATGTAGCGCAAACTGGACAAATTTTAGCCAAGCTAGGTAAAAAAGGGATAAATTTATCTAAAAAGCAAGAGTACGCCGATCGTGCAGACGATGATGGCGGTGCAAATTTCAAGTAGCCTTAGGTGCATTTGTAAAAATTTCTTTAGCATAGCTCCGCCAAGTGCGTAGATATTTAGCGCGCAAAACTCGATGAAAACAAGCGTTACTGTGATAACGCACATGCGAGTGAGGCTAAAAGGGTCGTCTTTATCCAAAAATGTAGGCAGTAAAGCTGAGAAAAATATCCACGCCTTTGGGTTTGAGACGCTAACGATGAGGCCATTTATAAACATCTGCTTCTTGCTTGGCAAATTTGAGACATTTGTGATGCTAAGCTCGCCCTTACCAAAAAAGAGCATCACGCCAAGATAGAGCATATAAAGGCCTGCGATGATATTTAGCGCCTTAAATGCGTACTCAAAGTGATGTAGCACCGCTCCCACGCCAAGCATGCAGCTAAACGAGACAAAAGCGATCGCTAAAAGCTGCCCAGCCATCACGAAAAACGAGTGCTTGTAGCCAAAGCTCATGCCAACGCTCATCGCATAGGTCATGTTGATGCCTGGCATCATGGAGATTGGCGCAAGGGTGATAAAAAATAGCAAGAAATTCATGAGATGCCTTGAAATTTTAGTGAAATGCTAAATCAAAATCTATAAATTTATGATAAAAGAGCGCTTTATTAGCAAATTTAGCCTGCTTTTGGACGTGAGAAATTTGACTTTTGGCGCTAGGCATATAAATTTAATAAATTTAGTGCAAAAACAAAGGCGATTTTGTATGTGTTTCGCAGCCTAGATGGTAAATTTATCTTTTGCCACGTAGGCACTCTATAAATTTATTTGCCACAAAAACTAGCTAAATTTAGAGCAAAATAGCCCACTAAAAATTTATAAATTTAGGCTATTACTATCAGCACGCCAAGCCCTTTGTCGGCGGCATTTTGGTAAAAATTTAAAAGCCCAGTAAAGTGCTCTTTTAAACTCGCCCTTATATCTTCAAATTCGCTCTGCCGCCCAAAGATATCAGGATACGTCTTTGAGCTAGCAAATTCTTTTAAATTTATCTTTGCTAAAAGTGCGCTAATCTCAACATTTTTCATCGCCCTAGCCACCTCTTTTACATCTGTGGCATTTGTGTAAGAGATCATCTCGCTTAGCTCTTCGTTTAGCGCACTACGCCCAAAAATGGCCCAGCTAAAAGGCTCATTTGAGCTAAAAATATCGCCAGCCTTAAGCCTCTGGGAGAAATTTCTACCAGTTAGCATCTTACACATCGCGTCCCACATCTTGTCCATATCGTATTCGTCCAAAAGCTCGCCGTCACCACCATTTTTTATCATCTCTATATCATCTTGCAAGTAGGCGTAGTAGTGTGCGCTGATACCCATTTTAGAGCCTTAAATTTAATGTGAATTTGAAAAAGAGAGGGCGGAGCTATAAATTTAATAGTTCCGCCACGAGAATTTAAGTTTAGTGAGTTAAGAAAAACTCTTGAATTTTAGCTTTGTCGCTTGTTTTTGTAAGAGCAAGCATCAAAAGCACTCTAGCTTTTTGAGCGTTTAGATTGTCGCATGTTAAAAAGCCGTATTTTGCGTCATCGACTTCGCCGTTCATAGTTGTCTCGCCGCTTCCCACACGTGAGTCACGAACTACCACTACGCCAGCTTTTGAAGCCTCGCCAAGAGCCTCTAGCACGCTAAAGTAAGGGTTGCCGTTGCCAAGACCAGCACTAACGATACCTTTTACGCCGTTTTTAACAGCTAAATTTACAAAGTCAGGGTTGTCATTTGCGTGAGAGTAGATGATATCGACTCTTGGAAGCTCTTTTACGCCAGTTAGGTCAAATGCTGAGCTTGCTGTGTGTTTTCTGATCGGATTCATATAGTATTTTACGTTGCCATAAAAGACTGTGCCGATCTTGCCGCTGTTTGGTGATTTAAATGTATCAACGCCTGTAGTGTTAGTTTTTGTCACCTCACGAGCCGCGTGAATTTCGTCATTCATAACAACTACAACGCCCTTGCCTACGCTATCTTTGCTAATAGCTACATTTACAGCGTTAAATAAATTTAGTGGGCCATCTGCGCTTAGTGAGCCGCTATTTCTCATCGCACCTACAAGCACGACTGGCTTGTCGCTTTTAACGACTAAATTTAAGAAGTAAGCTGTCTCTTCCATAGTGTCTGTGCCGTGAGTAACGACGATACCATCGGCTTTGCCACTGTTTAGAAGCTCATTTATTCTATTTGCAAGCTTAAGCCAAACTTCATTGTTCATATCTTGTGAGCCGATATTTGAAATTTGCTCACCTTTTATGGTAGCGATCTTGTTGATATCTGGCACGGCTGCGATTAGTTTATCGACCGTAACAGTTCCAGAAGTATAGCTTGAATCAAGCGAACCTGAGCCGCTTCCTGCTATCGTTCCACCAGTAGCTAGGATGTAGATGGTTGGCTTAGCAACCGCTAAAGTAGCACCTAAAATCATGAGTAACACCGCCTTAAAGATTAAACGCATTTTAGCTCCTTTGCATTAAAATTTGCTAGAGCATTATAACGTCATATATTTAAAAAATTTATTAATTTTTAAAATTTATATTTATTTAAAAAATTCTTATCAAAAGCATATAAATTCCAGTTGAAACGACTATGCTAAGAAGGGCATTTTTGAATTTCAAATGCACCAAAACAGCCGTAAAAACCGCTACTATCTCGCTTAAGCCGTATGGATACTCGCTAAATTTCGTATCTTTTAGCCCGTAGCAGACCAAAACGACCATTATCATCATGCCCATGTGCTTCTCAATGGCGTCTAAATAAGGGTTTGGCTTATAGTTTCTTAACGCATAAAACGGCGTCGCTCTCGTTATAAAAGTAGCTAAGGCGCTTAAAAGCACAGCCACAAAAAGCACCATCTCGCTTGAGCTTACACTTATCAAATTTTATCCTTAAACAAAAGCAAAAATACAAAACAAAGTGCCATCGAGCCAACAAGCACAAATTTAGCTGGAAAGAGGCTCACTCCAAGCACGCCAAAAAAGACCGCCGCAAAGAGCACGCGGTAGTTTTTATCATTTTTAAACATCTCGATGACGACCACTGTAAAAAGCGCTGTTAAGCTAAACTCAAGCCCCCTTGTATCGGCCTTGATAAAGTCACCAAGTATCGCTCCAAGAAGCGTTCCAGCTGCCCAGTAAGACCAAGATAAAAAATTTAGCCAGGTAAAGACAAAGCTTCGATCACTTGCATCTTTTAGCCCCAAATTTTTAAATATCGCAAAGGTCTCATCTGTTAGCAAAGCGATGTTTAAGAGCTTAAATTTGATCCAGCTATACTCTTTTAAAAGTGAAATTCCATAAAAAGTGTGACGCAAATTTACAAGATAGCTCACGATAAATACCTCAACGTAGCTCGTGCCGACGCTAAAGAGCGAGAGCATCATAAACTGCGCTGCTCCGCCGTATCCAAGCATGCTAAGCGCCATGGCGATAAATGCGCTCACTCCCATGCTTTTTGCCAGCACGCCAAAGGCGACACCAAGCGGAAAATAGCCCATAAAGATAGGAATAGATAGTTTAAAAACGTAGCTAAATGTCAAATTTTACCTTCATAAAAAGCCAAAATATTAGCAAAAATTTAAAAATTTAAATTTAAAGAGGCGTTTTTGCTTTTATAAATTTAACTGCTTGCTCGCATTTTAAAACTAAATTTTATAAAATAGCAACAAAATTTATAAAGAAAATTCCTATGAAAAAGATAGTTTTACTAATATTTTTAACACTAAAATTAATAGCCTTAACAACAAATCCAAAGATCAAAATCCCTCAAGCAAATAGCTGTAATATCGAGGATAACTGCATTGATTTTAGCCGCAGATACAGCGATGATGAGTATAAAAGGCTATTTGGAATTTACAAAAGTGAGTGCGAGGTTAAAAATTTAGACGCATGCATCTATCTGGCTGAGTTTTACAAAAGCGGACTTGGCGTAAAAAAAGATGCGAAAAAATCAATAGAAATTCTTAACAAAACTTGCAATGAGAGCAATAAATTTGCCTGCCACAACCTTGGTGTTGAGTATCAAGAGATGAAAGATCACAAAATGGCTTTAGAAGCTTTTAAAAAAGGCTGCGATCTAGCTTTTATACAAAGCTGTTTTAACATCGCAGTTTTATATAATAACGGCGGCGGCGTAAAAAGAGACTACAAAAAGGCTGCTAAAATTTACAAAGAAGTTTGCGAACAAAATTTCTATGAAGGATGCTACAACCTAGCCGTTTTATACCACAACACCCCAGGTGTAAAGCGCAACTACAAAGAGGCGGTAAAGCTTTACAAAAAGGCTTGTGATAATAACTTTAGCATCTCTTGCTACAACCTAGCGAGCTTATATCAAGAGCAAAAAGAGTATGAAAAGGCTAACAAGCTCTATTTTAAAGCTTGCAAGCTTGACTTTGCCGATGCTTGTAATAACCTAGCCAGCCTTTACGACGACGCACTTGGCGTAGAAAAAGACGATGAAGTGGCGTTTAGATACTACAACAAAGCGTGCAGGCTAGATAGCGCAAGTGGGTGCAAACATCTTGCATATTTTTATTACCATGGCATAGGGACAAAAAAGGATAAAAAGTTGGCAGAAAAAGAGCTTAAAAAAGCTTGCAAGCTAGGCCTTAAAGAGGCTTGCGAGATAGTTAGAGATTTTCACTAAAGAGCGTTTATGAAAAATTTGATTTTGTTTTTATCCCTCATTGTTCTTTTAAATGCAGAAAATTTAGATGAGATGTGCCAAAGCGAGGGCGATATAAGAGCAAATTTAACGAGCTGCTACAAGGCTGCCACAAAAATTTATAACTCATCAAGCGATGATAAAGATTTTAAAAAGCTACAAAAGATATTTTTACTAGCTTGCGAAAATGATATGAAAGAGGGTTGTTACAGCGCTGCGCTCATCTATCTAAATGGCTACAACGACGTTGATAGCGAGCTTAATCAAACTATCATATTAAATAGATATGCCAGATTTTTAAACTACGCGCTTTTAGATAACGGTAAAAAAGAGGACAAAATGACTGCCAAAAGCTACTTTCAAAGATCATGCGAGCTAGGCTTTAAAAAGGGCTGTGATATGAGAAATTTATTAGATAAGCTTGGGTATTAGCAAATTAAATTTTCTATCCTCTATAGTGTTTTATAAAACATAAATTTACTGCTTTAACTTGGCGATAAAAAAACTATCAATACTCTTGCGAGCTAATTAGCGGCGAAGACTGCCAAATTTACAATGCTCTATAAATTTAGTGCACCTGACTTTTGGGACCCTTGCCCTTTGGGGTCTTATGTGAAAAGTAAAAAACATCGAGCGTAAAAGCAACGAGTATGAGTCCAACAATAGCCAAAGTCGCGTCCATATCACCTACCTTTTAAGTCCATTTACTATCTCTAGCATCGAATCACTCGTAGTTATCGCCTTTGAGTTCGCCTCGTATGCGCGCTGGCCGGTAATGAGGTCGGTCATCTCTTCAACAAGTTGCACGTTACTCATCTCGACAAAGCCCTGTCTAATGGTGCCAAGTCCGTCAAGACCTGCTACACCTACCACCACGTCGCCACTAGCGCTTGTTTGAAGGTAGTTGTTATCACCCATTGAGTGAAGACCGGCTGGATTTATGAAATTTGCTAGCTCGATCTGACCTATCTGAGCCATATCGGTTTCGCCAGCTTGAAGCACTGAGACGGTGCCGTCTGTGCCTATTGAAATTTGCGTCGCATTTGCAGGGACAGTGATCTGCGGGATGAGCTGGTAGCCGTCACTATTTACGATCGTGCCGTTTGCGTCAAGCTTAAATGCGCCGTTTCTGGTGTATGCCGTCGTGCCATCAGGGAGTTGAATTTGAAAAAAGCCGTTGCCAGCTATGACCATATCTAGGTTGTTGCTAGTCTCTTTAAAATAGCCCTGAGAGAAAATTTTATTTATCGCTGTTGGGCGCACACCAAGGCCTACTTCGATGCCTGTCGGGCTTGTAGTAGTTTGGCTAGTAGCCGTGCCTGCGTACTCCATGACTTGATACATAAGGTCAGCAAATTCAGCCCTATTTTTCTTATATCCATAGGTATTTACGTTTGCGATGTTGTGTGAGGTTACGTCTATCTGCGTCTGCTCGGCGATCATGCCAGTGGCCGCAGTGTAAAGTGATCTCATCATAGTTTTATCCTTTTATTAAGCTTTTAGGGCTAGTTTTTGAACAGCATCTTGGTTAAGGTCAGTCATGTGACTTGTCATAACCTTTTGATACATATCAACTAAGCGTTGGGTTTCTATTAGACCCACCATTTCTAAGACTGGATTTACGTTTGACATTTGAGCGTAGCCTTGCATCACACTATCAGCCTCGTCAAGCTCGGTTATGTCGTCAAAATTTCTACTCTCAAAGAGATTATCTCCAACCTTTTTTAGATCTCTTATCTCTCTTGGCTGAGCGATGTAGAATTTAGAAAATTGATTGTTATTTGAGTATAAATTTCCATTTTTATCAACGGTTAGCACCTCGCCTTGTGGCACTTGGATGCCTCTTTGACCAAGATTTTGCGCTTCATAGCCACTTGGTAGCACCCTGCAACCCTCTTTTGTGACGATATATCCGTCCGCGTCAAGGCTAAAAGAGCCATTTTTGCTTAGTTTTACACCATTTGGAGTATCGACTAAGAAAAAGGCATCGTCTCTTTTTATCGCAAAGTCAAGCGTATTTGAGCTGTATTTAAAGCCACCAGCGCTAAAGTCGGTGTACTCTTCGCTCACTTGTGGCACACGATCAAGCGTTCTATTTAGAAATTTAGCTCCGTCTTTTGTGTGATTTTTAATCGGAAGCTCATCTTGCGTCTCTTTAAAAATTCTCGCAAAGTCGCCGATAACTACGTCGTTTCGCTTGTAGCCGATCGTATTTACATTTGCAAGATTGTTTGAGATGACATTTAGTCTGTTAAACTGCGTTACCATGCCAGCAGTGGCTTGATAATAACCATTTTGCATAAATTTTCCTAATCAAAATTTGATTTTTTAGAATTACTAAGCAATCATCGTTCCAACTTTCTTTTTATACACTTTTTAAAAATTTTGGGTATAATCCATTTTCTTTTAACCAACACTTAAATCACAATAATACGATTTGAAAGGAAATTTATGAGCGCCGCAAAAGACTCTTTTTCTCAGATAGAAGAGCTTTTTGTTGAAAATGCAAAAGGCTTTTTGACATACGAAAAATTAGTAAAATTATTAGACAAAGCTCCGACGGCTACGATAGTAAAAAAGATAGAACAACTAGCAAAAACAAACAAAGTCCAGCTCATCACATCTGCTGAAGCTGCAAAACTTAGAAATTTAGCCGATGCTAAAAAACGTCAAGAAAATGCTCAAAAAAGCGACCAAGATATCGACGAAGACCTCGATCTTTCAGGCGAGAGCGACCTTTTAGAGTGGTCAAGATCAGATAGCCCAGTAAGGATGTATCTACGAGAGATGGGTCAGATTGCGCTTCTTACAAAAGAAGAAGAGGTCGAGATCAGCAAGAGGATCGAGCTTGGCGAAGATATCATCATCGATGCATTTTGCTCGGTGCCGTTTTTGATCGATTTCATACTTGACTACAAAGAGCCGCTTATCAACAGAGAGCGCCGCGTAAAAGAGCTCTTTAAAAGCTTTGAAGATGAGAGCGAAAACGAAAATGAAGATAGCGAAGAGGATATAGACGAAGAGGATGAGGAGAACGAAGAGAACGAAACTCCTAAGAAATCAGCCAAAAACGACAAGCGTGCAGAAAAAGTTATAGAGAGTTTCAAAGCCCTAGAAAAGGCTAAAAAAGAGTGGCTAAAGACTGCAAATAAGCAAGATAAAGTTGAAAGCGACGACACAGCTTCAAAGATGACGCTTGCGTTTAAAAAGAAAATTTTAAAAGAGAAGCTGATGGATCTTGGTCCAACAAGTAAGCTAATTAGCGAGATCGTAAAATCAATGGAGACGGCTCTTAAAAGCGACGATGAATTTGATAGAGAGCTAAAACGCTTGGAGTATCGCTTGCCGATGTTTAGTGACGAGCTAAAGAAAAATCACAAAAGCATCTTAAAAGATATCATCAAGCTTAGCAAAGAAGAGATCGCGGCTCGCGTGCCAGAGGCTACGATGGTCTCAACCTATGTCGAGATCAAAAAGCTTTTTACGACAAAAGAGGCTAGCAAACAGGGCTTTGACCTTGAGCCAGCAAGACTAAAAGAGATTTTAGAGCAGATCAAGCGTGGAAAGAAAATTTCAGACGAAGCAAAAGCTAGAATGGCTAAGTCAAACCTCCGTCTAGTCGTAAGCATCGCAAAACGTTATACAAACAGGGGCTTGCCATTTCTTGACCTCATCCAAGAGGGCAACATCGGTCTTATGAAGGCGGTTGATAAATTTGAATATAGAAAAGGCTATAAATTTTCAACCTACGCCACATGGTGGATCCGCCAGGCTATCTCGCGCGCGATCGCTGATCAGGCAAGGACGATTAGGATACCTATCCACATGATAGAAACGATCAATCGTATCAACAAAATCAACCGCAAATACCTCCAAGAGGAGGGAAAAGAGCCTGACGTAAGCGTCATCGCAAAAGAGGTCGGACTAAGCGTTGATAAGGTAAAACAGGTGATAAAGATCACAAAAGAGCCTATCAGCCTTGAAGCTCCGATCGCAAACGAAGAAGACGGTAAATTTGGAGATTTTGTCGAGGATAAAACCTCGCTCTCTCCGATAGATCAAATTTTAAAAAGTGACCTTAGAGAGCAGATCGACGATGTGCTTTCACAGCTAAATGAGCGCGAAAAGGCGGTTATTTCGATGAGATTTGGTCTGCTTGAAGATGAGAGCGACCGCACGCTTGAAGAGATCGGCAAGGCGCTAA is a window of Campylobacter concisus DNA encoding:
- a CDS encoding branched-chain amino acid transporter permease → MISVSSSEMVLFVAVLLSALATFITRATPFYALRNYKPNPYLDAIEKHMGMMIMVVLVCYGLKDTKFSEYPYGLSEIVAVFTAVLVHLKFKNALLSIVVSTGIYMLLIRIF
- a CDS encoding flagellar hook-basal body protein encodes the protein MQNGYYQATAGMVTQFNRLNVISNNLANVNTIGYKRNDVVIGDFARIFKETQDELPIKNHTKDGAKFLNRTLDRVPQVSEEYTDFSAGGFKYSSNTLDFAIKRDDAFFLVDTPNGVKLSKNGSFSLDADGYIVTKEGCRVLPSGYEAQNLGQRGIQVPQGEVLTVDKNGNLYSNNNQFSKFYIAQPREIRDLKKVGDNLFESRNFDDITELDEADSVMQGYAQMSNVNPVLEMVGLIETQRLVDMYQKVMTSHMTDLNQDAVQKLALKA
- the flgG gene encoding flagellar basal-body rod protein FlgG; the protein is MMRSLYTAATGMIAEQTQIDVTSHNIANVNTYGYKKNRAEFADLMYQVMEYAGTATSQTTTSPTGIEVGLGVRPTAINKIFSQGYFKETSNNLDMVIAGNGFFQIQLPDGTTAYTRNGAFKLDANGTIVNSDGYQLIPQITVPANATQISIGTDGTVSVLQAGETDMAQIGQIELANFINPAGLHSMGDNNYLQTSASGDVVVGVAGLDGLGTIRQGFVEMSNVQLVEEMTDLITGQRAYEANSKAITTSDSMLEIVNGLKR
- a CDS encoding DsrE/DsrF/TusD sulfur relay family protein, with the protein product MKKFLFIFTNQPYNGTDNAYNALRLARALKEKGEEIRIFLMNDAVDLARNSTKKPENYDVDLVEMLKELYASGAMLKVCGSCQTRCGLHVGEPYFEAEVKGSMDILSEWVRECDQVMTF
- a CDS encoding tetratricopeptide repeat protein — its product is MKKIVLLIFLTLKLIALTTNPKIKIPQANSCNIEDNCIDFSRRYSDDEYKRLFGIYKSECEVKNLDACIYLAEFYKSGLGVKKDAKKSIEILNKTCNESNKFACHNLGVEYQEMKDHKMALEAFKKGCDLAFIQSCFNIAVLYNNGGGVKRDYKKAAKIYKEVCEQNFYEGCYNLAVLYHNTPGVKRNYKEAVKLYKKACDNNFSISCYNLASLYQEQKEYEKANKLYFKACKLDFADACNNLASLYDDALGVEKDDEVAFRYYNKACRLDSASGCKHLAYFYYHGIGTKKDKKLAEKELKKACKLGLKEACEIVRDFH
- a CDS encoding flavocytochrome c, yielding MKEISRRNFMKMGATGALALAASSANAGVLEAKDIKFDEEYDVIVIGTGFAGSMATLQALKRGKKVLMIEKMGRSGGNSVINAGNMAVPNNEFQKAAGIKDSKEAFIADCLKDGQNLNHVDLLEVIYDRANDAFEYLKTLGVEFTGKVISASGHSIKRAVQSKNTSGAGYVLPMHDAIDKNPNAVTKRRTKFDDFIIDENGRVVGIKCREDYRFDHQLANDDKENKTGTPKCFKAKDGVILAAGGFSSDKWFRMQQVPYLKDNIETVSQPGATSGALVAAIKLGANPIQLSWIQLNPYTNPTERGFGTSALFTNHCANDYGLSVNPKTGKRFMNEHAGRKVKSDAIFACMAQSDKNDNYPVNICDQAAVDANNIAYTKKGVEEGSIKKFNTLEELAKAYDIPLEPFLETIKNFNEYVKNEKDPEFGKPLTKADVNGIGITKAPFYASETTPKILYCMGGVEINTKAQVINATTHEPIAGLYAAGEITGGVHGASRLGTMSMADCMVFGMVAGENI
- a CDS encoding sel1 repeat family protein; translation: MKNLILFLSLIVLLNAENLDEMCQSEGDIRANLTSCYKAATKIYNSSSDDKDFKKLQKIFLLACENDMKEGCYSAALIYLNGYNDVDSELNQTIILNRYARFLNYALLDNGKKEDKMTAKSYFQRSCELGFKKGCDMRNLLDKLGY
- a CDS encoding DUF1877 family protein, which gives rise to MGISAHYYAYLQDDIEMIKNGGDGELLDEYDMDKMWDAMCKMLTGRNFSQRLKAGDIFSSNEPFSWAIFGRSALNEELSEMISYTNATDVKEVARAMKNVEISALLAKINLKEFASSKTYPDIFGRQSEFEDIRASLKEHFTGLLNFYQNAADKGLGVLIVIA
- a CDS encoding LysE family translocator; the protein is MNFLLFFITLAPISMMPGINMTYAMSVGMSFGYKHSFFVMAGQLLAIAFVSFSCMLGVGAVLHHFEYAFKALNIIAGLYMLYLGVMLFFGKGELSITNVSNLPSKKQMFINGLIVSVSNPKAWIFFSALLPTFLDKDDPFSLTRMCVITVTLVFIEFCALNIYALGGAMLKKFLQMHLRLLEICTAIIVCTIGVLLLFR
- the rpoD gene encoding RNA polymerase sigma factor RpoD, producing MSAAKDSFSQIEELFVENAKGFLTYEKLVKLLDKAPTATIVKKIEQLAKTNKVQLITSAEAAKLRNLADAKKRQENAQKSDQDIDEDLDLSGESDLLEWSRSDSPVRMYLREMGQIALLTKEEEVEISKRIELGEDIIIDAFCSVPFLIDFILDYKEPLINRERRVKELFKSFEDESENENEDSEEDIDEEDEENEENETPKKSAKNDKRAEKVIESFKALEKAKKEWLKTANKQDKVESDDTASKMTLAFKKKILKEKLMDLGPTSKLISEIVKSMETALKSDDEFDRELKRLEYRLPMFSDELKKNHKSILKDIIKLSKEEIAARVPEATMVSTYVEIKKLFTTKEASKQGFDLEPARLKEILEQIKRGKKISDEAKARMAKSNLRLVVSIAKRYTNRGLPFLDLIQEGNIGLMKAVDKFEYRKGYKFSTYATWWIRQAISRAIADQARTIRIPIHMIETINRINKINRKYLQEEGKEPDVSVIAKEVGLSVDKVKQVIKITKEPISLEAPIANEEDGKFGDFVEDKTSLSPIDQILKSDLREQIDDVLSQLNEREKAVISMRFGLLEDESDRTLEEIGKALNVTRERVRQIESSAIKKLKHPKVGRKLKNYIEG
- a CDS encoding AzlC family ABC transporter permease, translated to MTFSYVFKLSIPIFMGYFPLGVAFGVLAKSMGVSAFIAMALSMLGYGGAAQFMMLSLFSVGTSYVEVFIVSYLVNLRHTFYGISLLKEYSWIKFKLLNIALLTDETFAIFKNLGLKDASDRSFVFTWLNFLSWSYWAAGTLLGAILGDFIKADTRGLEFSLTALFTVVVIEMFKNDKNYRVLFAAVFFGVLGVSLFPAKFVLVGSMALCFVFLLLFKDKI
- a CDS encoding type II asparaginase — protein: MILGATLAVAKPTIYILATGGTIAGSGSGSLDSSYTSGTVTVDKLIAAVPDINKIATIKGEQISNIGSQDMNNEVWLKLANRINELLNSGKADGIVVTHGTDTMEETAYFLNLVVKSDKPVVLVGAMRNSGSLSADGPLNLFNAVNVAISKDSVGKGVVVVMNDEIHAAREVTKTNTTGVDTFKSPNSGKIGTVFYGNVKYYMNPIRKHTASSAFDLTGVKELPRVDIIYSHANDNPDFVNLAVKNGVKGIVSAGLGNGNPYFSVLEALGEASKAGVVVVRDSRVGSGETTMNGEVDDAKYGFLTCDNLNAQKARVLLMLALTKTSDKAKIQEFFLTH
- a CDS encoding DUF4299 family protein encodes the protein MSLTFSVKNKKKLLGGYAKALSEREISALVEGLFFFNSEQEEPSANELGADVMIAGVWQKSARGFELNYEDGEYIVRVYTPSGVGDWQIALELLSKLSAQTGSKIECDNEKIYDSEQILKFDYEADIMWGLEALKDIKEKNQTLYISGVGRDVAFDAVMVDEIFASASPAAKFDEMMRQVQYLDAYSAKEHLYQDKDGNEIFGAYTLSENLPTILPYAPSPSWQAQEALGDRKVSRWVLTLVVGVDDSDAQVLDECEYGAFMANLPKEKYRFIDAANVLVEPLSEDEMREILQKAKA